Proteins from a single region of Arctopsyche grandis isolate Sample6627 chromosome 1, ASM5162203v2, whole genome shotgun sequence:
- the LOC143922527 gene encoding kelch-like protein 25, with the protein MYLVKAKSDFAAKRVEYLYEAMKKDKKCDTGFSVRGRNFPAHLIVLMACSEFFGTNEGLVEDIMSPFDYEVIEAILKYCYTGEINIGEKHRTKLLELANLLEVKIPPQFKTVNNSNCLKVLKSSGDSELLKKAKDLTMENFETLHKTQDFLNLPASNVIEILKWDDLLVSSEESVFNAVKLWVNHDDANRKKDLAQLMRSVRLSLLPLEFLVNEVMTFCHSCAECMIAIRQEIKNKNDKSFIPRETPCRKIKGKKMALVGGFDLDMASTIDIFDGLENNWTLSKNIGINKCRFASVVVEHWIVIIGGKNSSKELVTSVEYIDLKSGQKQPLQPLNQARQDFSAVTLSRGSSTDVYAIGGFEITNVETQKGNYLSSVERWSSKSGDWEIISPLLVGVDSHSASVIADKIYITGGRISNSKSTNKVQMYSVETNSWTYRAQMIQERHDHSSVAFKGKLYVAGGYLEQTSTYLDSVEHFDPNANVWNAFTKLPKPAYGFSLCWFQNKLLRMGGRDGNKRLSDVWEYDETIKSWKASTTLSRTRIYFNSHVIPYDSII; encoded by the exons ATGTACCTAGTGAAGGCGAAGAGCGATTTTGCTGCAAAACGTGTGGAGTATTTGTATGAGGCTATGAAAAAAGATAAGAAATGCGACACCGGTTTTTCTGTTCGAGGCCGAAA CTTCCCCGCGCACTTGATCGTTCTAATGGCGTGTAGCGAATTCTTTGGGACGAACGAAGGTCTAGTGGAGGATATTATGTCACCATTTGACTACGAGGTCATTGAAGCAATCCTGAAGTATTGTTACACGGGAGAAATAA acaTAGGAGAAAAACACCGCACGAAATTACTGGAGCTAGCCAATCTACTCGAAGTGAAAATTCCACCACAATTTAAAACAGTCAATAATTCTAATTGTCTGAAAGTTTTGAAATCATCGGGAGATTCCGAATTATTAAAAAAGGCAAAGGATTTGACTATGGAAAATTTCGAGACG CTGCACAAAACTCAAGATTTTCTCAATCTGCCGGCCTCCAACGTGATCGAAATCTTGAAATGGGACGATTTGCTCGTCTCTTCCGAAGAAAGCGTATTCAATGCTGTGAAATTGTGGGTAAATCATGATGATGCGAACCGTAAAAAAGATTTGGCACAGCTGATGAGATCCGTGAGGTTATCCTTGCTGCCGTTGGAG TTTCTCGTTAACGAAGTAATGACGTTCTGTCATTCGTGTGCAGAGTGTATGATCGCTATTAGACAAGAAATTAAAAACAAGAATGATAAATCCTTCATCCCAAGAGAGACCCCTTGTagaaaaataaaaggaaaaaaaatggcaCTGGTTGGGGGGTTTGATTTAGAT ATGGCAAGCACCATCGATATATTTGACGGACTAGAGAATAATTGGACTTTATCTAAAAACATTGGAATTAACAAATGTCGATTTGCGTCTGTCGTCGTGGAACATTGGATCGTTATCATCGGCGGAAAGAATTCTTCGAAAGAATTAGTGACTTCA gtggaatacattgatttaAAAAGCGGTCAGAAACAGCCATTGCAGCCATTAAATCAAGCTCGTCAAGATTTCTCAGCAGTGACACTTAGTCGCGGTTCGTCCACTGATGTCTACGCCATTGGTGGTTTTGAAATAACGAATGTCGAAACACAGAAAGGAAATTACTTATCTTCAGTGGAAAG GTGGAGCAGCAAAAGTGGGGATTGGGAGATCATCTCTCCATTGTTGGTGGGTGTTGATTCTCATAGTGCTTCTGTCATCgctgataaaatatacataacaggCGGGCGTATAAGTAATTCTAAATCGACGAATAAAGTGCAGATGTATTCAGTGGAGACCAATTCTTGGACTTACCGCGCTCAGATGATTCAGGAAAGACATGATCATTCG AGCGTCGCATTCAAAGGTAAACTTTACGTCGCTGGTGGATATTTAGAACAAACTTCTACTTATTTAGACAGTGTGGAGCATTTTGATCCGAATGCAAATGTGTGGAATGCATTCACTAAACTACCGAAACCTGCATACGGATTCAGTCTCTGCTGGTTCCAAAATAAACTGCTTAGAATGG gtGGACGTGATGGAAACAAGCGTTTAAGTGATGTTTGGGAGTACGACGAGACGATCAAATCTTGGAAAGCTTCAACAACTCTAAGCAGAAcgagaatttattttaattcacatGTCATTCCATATGATTCCATTATTTGA